Proteins from a single region of Theobroma cacao cultivar B97-61/B2 chromosome 10, Criollo_cocoa_genome_V2, whole genome shotgun sequence:
- the LOC18585938 gene encoding uncharacterized acetyltransferase At3g50280 has protein sequence MPSSPLVLVSKSTVFPDRKSNLGELKLSVSDLPMLSCHYIQKGCLFTLPPVPIDSLVSLLKQSLSKTLSFFSPLAGRLHTDPNGYIYVSCNDAGVEFHHSKCATRFVRDVIGPIHVPELVKEFFCFDKTVSYQGHYKPIMAVQVTELADGFFIGCSVNHAIVDGTSFWNFFNTFAEICRKISNASDDRSVEKIARQPDFSRDSALISSAILRVPEGGPRVTFNENEPLRERIFSFSREAILELKAKVNNTKEDLLVNGNFNAVEILGKQSNDKYHNDNGKNLTGIFEKWLFKTTAISDSVEISSFQSLCALLWRAVTRARKLPYSKTTTFRMAVNCRHRLNPKLDPLYFGNAIQSIPTYATAGEVTSRGLRWCAEQLNESVKAHDDETVRRFIGNWEKDPRCFPLGNFDGASMTMGSSPRFPMYDNDFGWGRPLAVRSGGANKFDGKISAFPGREGNGSVDLEVVLAPETMAGIESDHEFMQFVTN, from the coding sequence ATGCCTTCTTCTCCTTTGGTTCTTGTCTCAAAATCGACAGTCTTCCCAGACCGGAAGTCGAATCTAGGAGAACTGAAGCTTTCAGTTTCAGACCTCCCAATGCTGTCTTGTCATTACATACAAAAGGGTTGCCTCTTCACGCTCCCTCCCGTTCCCATAGACTCACTCGTCTCCCTCCTCAAACAATCCCTGTCCAAGACGCTGTCGTTTTTCTCTCCTCTCGCCGGTCGGCTTCACACCGACCCGAACGGGTACATTTACGTAAGTTGCAACGACGCTGGCGTGGAGTTCCACCATTCGAAATGCGCCACGCGGTTCGTCCGTGACGTCATTGGTCCCATCCATGTCCCGGAGTTGGTTAAGGAGTTTTTCTGCTTCGACAAGACGGTTAGTTATCAGGGGCATTACAAGCCGATCATGGCCGTCCAAGTCACCGAGCTTGCTGATGGGTTCTTCATCGGGTGTTCCGTTAACCATGCCATCGTTGACGGCACGTCGTTTTGGAATTTCTTCAACACTTTCGCCGAAATTTGCAGAAAGATTAGTAATGCGAGTGATGATCGGAGCGTTGAAAAAATCGCGAGGCAACCGGATTTTTCCCGGGACTCGGCACTGATTTCATCGGCGATTTTAAGAGTTCCGGAAGGTGGGCCCAGAGTTACGTTTAACGAAAACGAGCCGTTACGGGAGAGAATCTTCAGTTTCAGCAGAGAAGCCATTTTGGAACTCAAAGCCAAAGTTAACAACACGAAGGAGGATCTACTTGTTAACGGAAACTTCAACGCCGTTGAGATTCTCGGGAAGCAAAGTAACGACAAGTACCATAACGATAACGGCAAAAACTTGACgggaatttttgaaaagtggtTATTTAAAACTACCGCCATTTCCGATTCGGTGGAGATTTCGTCGTTTCAATCGCTCTGCGCGCTTCTTTGGCGAGCCGTGACACGTGCAAGGAAGCTTCCATATTCCAAAACGACGACGTTCAGAATGGCGGTGAATTGCCGTCACAGGCTGAACCCGAAGCTGGACCCTCTGTACTTCGGGAACGCGATTCAAAGCATTCCAACGTACGCGACAGCAGGTGAGGTCACGTCACGTGGCCTGCGCTGGTGTGCTGAGCAATTGAACGAGAGCGTGAAAGCTCATGACGACGAAACGGTGCGTCGTTTCATCGGAAACTGGGAGAAGGATCCGAGGTGTTTTCCTTTGGGGAACTTCGACGGCGCGTCGATGACGATGGGGAGTTCGCCTAGGTTCCCTATGTACGACAACGATTTCGGGTGGGGCCGACCTTTGGCGGTTAGGAGCGGTGGCGCCAATAAGTTCGACGGGAAGATCTCCGCGTTTCCTGGGCGGGAAGGGAATGGGAGCGTTGATCTGGAGGTGGTTTTGGCGCCAGAAACGATGGCCGGGATCGAGTCTGATCACGAGTTCATGCAATTTGTAACGAATTAA
- the LOC18585937 gene encoding uncharacterized acetyltransferase At3g50280 codes for MPSSAPCIALVSKSNVFPDQKSKLGELKLSVSDLPMLSCHYIQKGCLFTRSPIPIDSLVSLLKQSLSKTLSFFPPLAGRLHTDPNGYIYVTCNDGGVEFYHATCKGLSIRDVIGPLDVPEFVKKFFCFDKTVSYQGHFKPIMAVQVTELGDGVFIGCSVNHAVTDGTSFWNFFNTFAELCKKISSNNQNFEKIARQPDFSRNSVLVSPAILKVPEGGPKVTFNEKERLRERIFSFSREAILELKARVNNNEEELLVNGNFNAVEILGKQSNDKYHNEKSKSRLFRTAPVSNTAEISSFQSLCALLWRAVTRARKLPSFQKTTFRMAVNCRHRLNPKLDPLYFGNAIQSIPTYASAGDVTSRELRWCAEQLNQSVRSHDDETVRRFVKEWEKDPRCFPLGNFDGASMTMGSSPRFPMYDNDFGWGRPLVVRSGGANKFDGKISAFPGREGNGSVDLEVVLAPETMAGIESDHELMQYVTN; via the coding sequence ATGCCTTCTTCAGCTCCATGTATTGCTTTGGTCTCAAAATCCAATGTTTTCCCAGACCAGAAATCGAAGCTAGGAGAACTGAAGCTCTCAGTTTCAGATCTCCCAATGCTGTCTTGCCATTACATCCAGAAAGGTTGTCTTTTCACCCGCTCTCCCATTCCTATCGACTCCCTCGTCTCCCTTCTCAAACAATCACTGTCCAAGACGCTGTCGTTCTTCCCTCCCCTTGCTGGCCGGCTTCACACCGACCCGAATGGTTACATCTACGTGACTTGCAACGACGGCGGCGTTGAATTCTACCATGCCACTTGTAAGGGTCTGTCGATTCGGGACGTCATTGGTCCTCTCGACGTTCCCGAGTTCGTTAAGAAGTTTTTCTGTTTCGACAAGACGGTTAGTTACCAGGGGCATTTTAAACCGATCATGGCCGTCCAAGTTACCGAGCTCGGTGACGGGGTCTTCATCGGATGCTCCGTTAACCATGCGGTGACTGACGGTACGTCGTTTTGGAATTTCTTCAACACATTCGCCGAGCTTTGCAAGAAAATTAGTAGTAATAATCAGAACTTTGAGAAAATCGCAAGGCAGCCAGATTTTTCCCGGAATTCTGTTTTGGTTTCGCCGGCGATTCTGAAAGTCCCCGAAGGTGGCCCCAAAGTTACATTCAACGAAAAAGAGCGGTTACGGGAGAGAATCTTCAGTTTCAGCAGAGAAGCTATTTTGGAACTCAAAGCCAGAGTTAACAACAACGAGGAAGAGCTTCTCGTTAACGGAAACTTCAACGCCGTTGAGATTCTCGGCAAACAAAGTAACGACAAGTACCATAACGAGAAAAGCAAGAGTCGGTTGTTCAGAACCGCTCCGGTTTCAAATACGGCGGAGATTTCGTCGTTTCAATCACTCTGCGCTCTGCTTTGGCGAGCGGTGACACGTGCGAGGAAGCTTCCGTCTTTCCAAAAGACGACGTTCAGAATGGCGGTGAATTGTCGCCACAGGCTGAACCCGAAGCTGGACCCTTTGTACTTCGGGAACGCGATTCAAAGCATTCCAACGTACGCGTCAGCGGGTGACGTGACTTCACGTGAACTGCGCTGGTGCGCGGAGCAGTTAAACCAGAGCGTGAGGTCCCACGACGACGAAACGGTGCGTCGTTTTGTGAAGGAGTGGGAGAAAGATCCGCGGTGTTTCCCGTTGGGGAACTTCGACGGCGCATCGATGACGATGGGGAGTTCCCCGCGGTTCCCGATGTACGACAACGATTTCGGGTGGGGCCGGCCGTTGGTTGTCAGGAGCGGCGGCGCCAATAAATTCGACGGGAAGATCTCCGCTTTCCCTGGGCGGGAAGGTAACGGGAGCGTTGACCTGGAAGTTGTTTTGGCGCCCGAAACCATGGCTGGGATTGAATCTGATCACGAGTTGATGCAGTATGTAACGAATTAA